A region of Nakaseomyces glabratus chromosome M, complete sequence DNA encodes the following proteins:
- a CDS encoding basic helix-loop-helix domain-containing protein (CAGL0M12100g~Has domain(s) with predicted protein dimerization activity): MDLPNHQNLNGDGIDENYNRKTSQFRPLQKFEYQNSQSLPELFGSGNRDMNSNARYMRQQYGHNENVQYVNGVNKVYPMNPIIPPKLGGGPYMVRPYERIEGTQLVKPHIFQTGESYQGNQEYIFQPSTSSSYSSATLVNEDTNMPNNHVILENHPIGLEYKLPSNYINHSIPLMHPQQRMPVTPHLPLKSTIQPGSEDSKFDTPKNSKKKISRKRLTDVQKLAHNKIEKKYRININSKIAQLQKMIPWVSDGETAFEVNSSLKTEQSDGDSTSNSSKTKFNKSIILQKAIDYIVYLRNNEHLYQTEIDRLRQEVETLRNNQKS; the protein is encoded by the coding sequence ATGGACTTGCCTAATCATCAGAACTTGAATGGCGATGGCATAGATGAAAACTATAATAGAAAAACCTCACAATTCAGACCCCTTCAAAAGTTTGAGTATCAGAACAGCCAAAGCCTTCCAGAATTGTTTGGAAGCGGAAATCGAGATATGAACTCCAACGCCAGATATATGAGACAGCAATATGGACACAATGAAAATGTACAATACGTTAATGGGGTCAATAAAGTATACCCCATGAACCCTATTATTCCTCCAAAATTAGGTGGAGGTCCTTATATGGTTAGGCCATATGAACGTATTGAAGGGACACAGTTGGTGAAGCCTCATATCTTCCAAACTGGCGAAAGTTATCAAGGAAATCAAGAGTATATTTTCCAGCCATCTACAAGTTCATCTTACAGTTCAGCTACTCTTGTAAATGAAGACACGAATATGCCAAATAACCATGTAATATTAGAAAATCATCCAATTGGGCTGGAGTATAAACTACCCAGCAACTACATTAATCATAGTATACCATTAATGCATCCTCAACAAAGAATGCCTGTTACACCACATTTGCCGCTCAAGAGCACCATACAGCCAGGTTCGGAAGATAGTAAATTCGATACACCcaaaaatagcaaaaaaaaaatatccaGAAAGAGATTAACTGATGTTCAGAAGCTAGCtcataataaaattgaaaagaaataccGTATTAACataaattcaaagataGCTCAATTACAGAAAATGATACCGTGGGTTTCTGATGGTGAAACTGCGTTTGAAGTCAACTCTTCGCTTAAAACGGAACAGAGTGATGGAGACAGTACGTCAAACAGTAGTAAAActaaattcaacaaaagTATAATTCTGCAGAAGGCTATCGACTATATTGTATATCTGCGAAATAATGAGCATCTTTACCAAACTGAAATAGATAGATTGCGACAAGAAGTTGAAACGCTTCGAAATAATCAAAAGAGCTGA
- the RBG1 gene encoding GTP-binding protein RBG1 (CAGL0M12122g~Ortholog(s) have GTP binding activity and role in cytoplasmic translation, filamentous growth, positive regulation of cellular response to amino acid starvation) codes for MSTTVEKIKAIEDEMARTQKNKATSFHLGQLKAKLAKLRRELLTSASSSSGGGGGVGFDVARTGVASVGFVGFPSVGKSTLLSKLTGTESEAAEYEFTTLVTVPGVIRYKGAKIQMLDLPGIIDGAKDGRGRGKQVIAVARTCNLLFIVLDVNKPLHHKQIIEKELEGVGIRLNKEPPNIVIKKKEKGGISITNTVPLTHLGNDEIRAVMSEYRINSAEIAFRCDATVDDLIDVLEAPTRRYMPAIYVLNKIDALSLEELELLYRIPNAVPISSGKEWNLDELLQVMWDRLNLVRIYTKPKGRIPDFNDPVVLRSDRCSVKDFCNQIHKSLVDEFRNALVYGSSVKHQPQYVGLNHILEDEDVVTILKK; via the coding sequence ATGTCTACCACGGTTGAAAAGATCAAGGCCATCGAGGATGAGATGGCCAGAACCCAAAAGAACAAGGCCACCTCTTTCCACTTGGGTCAATTGAAAGCTAAGCTGGCCAAGTTGAGACGTGAGCTGCTGACTAGTGCATCATCAAGCTccggtggtggtggtggtgttggTTTCGATGTTGCCAGAACAGGTGTTGCTAGTGTTGGTTTTGTTGGGTTCCCTTCTGTTGGTAAATCCACTTTACTTTCAAAGTTGACAGGTACTGAGTCTGAAGCTGCAGAATATGAGTTTACCACATTGGTCACTGTTCCTGGTGTTATTCGTTATAAAGGTGCCAAAATTCAAATGCTGGATCTACCGGGTATCATTGACGGTGCCAAGGATGGTAGAGGTCGTGGTAAACAAGTTATTGCCGTTGCAAGAACGTGTAACTTGCTTTTCATTGTATTAGATGTCAACAAGCCATTGCACCACAAGCAGatcattgaaaaagaaTTGGAAGGTGTCGGTATTAGATTGAATAAAGAACCTCCTAATATTGtcatcaagaagaaggagaaagGTGGTATATCTATAACAAATACTGTTCCACTTACACATTTGGGTAACGACGAAATCAGAGCTGTGATGAGTGAATATAGAATCAATAGTGCAGAAATTGCTTTCAGATGTGATGCTACTGTCGACGACTTAATTGATGTCCTAGAAGCCCCAACTAGAAGATACATGCCAGCTATTTATGTGCTGAATAAAATTGATGCACTATCTTTAGAAGAATTGGAATTGCTATATAGAATTCCTAACGCTGTTCCAATCTCTTCAGGAAAGGAATGGAATTTAGACGAACTGCTTCAGGTCATGTGGGATAGATTGAACCTGGTACGTATATACACTAAGCCAAAGGGTAGAATACCTGATTTTAATGATCCAGTTGTCTTGAGATCAGATCGTTGCTCTGTCAAGGATTTCTGTAACCAAATTCACAAGTCGCTGGTAGATGAATTTAGAAATGCATTGGTTTATGGTAGCAGTGTCAAGCATCAGCCTCAATATGTTGGTTTGAATCACATTTTGGAAGATGAGGATGTTGTTACaatcttgaagaaatag
- the FUN12 gene encoding translation initiation factor eIF5B (CAGL0M12144g~Ortholog(s) have GTP binding, GTPase activity, ribosome binding, translation initiation factor activity, translation initiation factor binding activity) has product MAKKGKKNQQNYWDEDFEEDMPQGEEIGSPAPEATPQEGAEGSVEGEETAELDFMATLKKSKKKQEEEVKKDADKPVLKSKKEKEKEKKEKEKQKKKEQAAKKKAQQQAQKEKNKQLNKENAEKIAAEKKEKESSQEPEEGSKKPATKKPAKKVPAGLAALKRQLELKKQLEEQERLEREEEERLEREEQERLEQEEKQKELERAAKKEKEKEKRERLKAEGKLLTKKQKEEKKLLEKRRQALLAAGNIKVAGLSKSGDGEQTQRPKKVVYGKKKKRTPEEQASAKAKEEKKSSEATKDAQKEEAEEVLIDDWENLAMDDDENEPAEENKIEEAEEEAEEEISTPAASGNAQEVVYAKEEPSSKIAANKKDLRSPICCILGHVDTGKTKLLDKIRQTNVQGGEAGGITQQIGATYFPIEAIRDKTKTMAKFEKQTFDVPGLLVIDTPGHESFSNLRSRGSSLCNIAILVIDIMHGLEQQTIESIKLLRDRKAPFVVALNKIDRLYDWQSTPNNSFRDSFEQQSKAVKDEFATRLSNIQLALSEQGLNSELYFQNKNISKYVSIVPTSAVTGEGIPDLLWLLLELTQKRMSKQLMYLSHIEATILEVKVVEGFGTTIDVILSNGYLREGDRIVLCGMNGPIVTNIRALLTPQPLRELRLKSEYVHHKEVKAALGVKIAANDLEKAVSGSRLLVVGPDDDEEEMMDEVMEDLTGLLDSVDTSGKGVVVQASTLGSLEALLDFLKDMKIPVMSIGLGPVYKRDVMKASTMLEKAPEFAVMLCFDVKVDKEAELYAEQEGIKIFNADIIYHLFDAFTAYQEKLLEQRRKDFMGDATFPCVLNTIQIINKRGPMIIGVDVIEGTLRVGTPICAVKIDPTTKEKQTLLLGRAMSLEINHEPVTEVKKGQTAAGVAMRLEDPSSQQPIWGRHVDEKDTLYSLITRRSIDTLKDKAFRDQVPKSDWMLIKKLKPVFGIE; this is encoded by the coding sequence ATGGCGAAGAAAGGAAAGAAGAACCAGCAGAACTACTGGGATGAGGATTTCGAAGAAGATATGCCTCAAGGAGAGGAGATTGGCAGCCCTGCTCCCGAAGCTACTCCACAGGAAGGTGCTGAAGGCTCTGTAGAAGGTGAGGAAACCGCTGAACTAGACTTTATGGCcactttgaagaaatctAAGAAAAAGCAAGAAGAGGAAGTGAAGAAAGATGCTGATAAACCAGTGCTGAAGTCCAAGAAGGAAAAggagaaggaaaagaaggagaaggaaaagcaaaagaaaaaagagcAAGCCGCCAAGAAGAAGGCTCAACAACAAGCtcagaaggaaaagaacaaGCAACtgaataaagaaaatgcGGAAAAGATCGctgctgaaaagaaagagaaagaatCCTCCCAAGAACCTGAAGAAGGTTCCAAAAAGCCGGCCACCAAGAAACCTGCCAAGAAGGTTCCTGCTGGTCTTGCTGCTCTAAAGCGTCAATTAGAACTTAAGaagcaattggaagaaCAAGAGCGTCtagaaagagaagaggAGGAAAGACTGGAAAGAGAGGAACAAGAACGTCTTgagcaagaagaaaagcaaaaagaGCTAGAAAGAGCAGCCAAAAaggagaaggagaaggaGAAGCGTGAAAGATTAAAGGCTGAGGGTAAGCTTCTAaccaagaaacaaaaagaagaaaagaagctGCTTGAAAAGAGACGTCAAGCTCTCCTGGCAGCAGGTAACATCAAGGTCGCTGGTTTAAGTAAGTCTGGCGATGGTGAACAAACACAACGTCCTAAAAAGGTTGTGTACggtaaaaagaagaagagaactCCAGAAGAGCAAGCATCTGCTAAAGCCAAAGAGGAGAAGAAGTCTAGCGAAGCAACCAAAGATGCTCAAAAGGAAGAGGCAGAAGAGGTCTTGATCGATGATTGGGAGAATCTTGCCATGgacgatgatgaaaatgaaccagctgaagaaaataaaatcgaGGAAGCTGAAGAGGAAGCTGAAGAGGAAATTTCTACCCCAGCAGCTTCTGGAAATGCTCAAGAAGTTGTATACGCTAAGGAAGAGCCATCTAGTAAGATTGCTGCCAACAAGAAGGATTTGCGTTCTCCAATTTGTTGTATCTTGGGTCACGTCGATACTGGTAAGACCAAGCTTTTGGATAAGATTAGACAAACTAATGTTCAAGGTGGTGAAGCGGGTGGTATTACCCAACAAATTGGTGCAACATATTTCCCAATTGAAGCTATCAGAGACAAGACGAAAACTATGgctaaatttgaaaagcaAACATTTGATGTTCCAGGTCTGTTAGTGATCGATACTCCAGGTCACGAATCTTTCTCCAACTTACGTTCCAGAGGTTCCTCCTTGTGTAACATCGCTATTTTGGTTATCGATATTATGCACGGTCTAGAACAACAAACTATTGAATCTATCAAGTTACTAAGAGACAGAAAGGCTCCATTTGTGGTTGCTTTGAATAAAATTGACAGATTATATGACTGGCAAAGCACTCCAAACAATTCCTTCAGAGATTCCTTTGAACAGCAATCTAAGGCAGTCAAGGATGAATTTGCTACTAGATTGAGCAATATTCAACTGGCTTTGTCTGAACAGGGTTTGAATTCTGAGTTATATTTCCAAAACAAGAACATCTCTAAGTATGTCTCCATTGTCCCTACATCTGCTGTCACTGGTGAAGGTATTCCAGATTTATTGTGGTTGCTGCTAGAATTGACTCAAAAGAGAATGTCTAAACAACTTATGTACTTATCTCATATTGAAGCTACCATTTTGGAAGTTAAGGTTGTTGAAGGTTTCGGTACTACTATTGATGTTATTCTATCAAATGGTTACTTGAGAGAAGGTGATAGAATAGTATTGTGTGGTATGAATGGTCCTATAGTGACAAATATCAGAGCTTTATTGACACCACAGCCGCTGCGTGAGTTGCGTTTGAAATCTGAATATGTTCACCACAAGGAAGTGAAGGCTGCATTGGGTGTTAAGATAGCCGCAAATGATTTGGAGAAGGCTGTTTCTGGTTCTCGTCTATTGGTTGTTGGTCCTGATGACgacgaagaagaaatgaTGGATGAAGTCATGGAAGATCTGACTGGTCTATTGGATTCTGTAGACACTTCAGGTAAGGGTGTTGTTGTTCAAGCCTCTACTTTGGGTTCTTTGGAAGCTTTGTTAGATTTCTTAAAGGACATGAAGATTCCAGTTATGTCTATAGGTTTGGGTCCAGTTTACAAACGTGATGTTATGAAGGCATCTACAATGTTGGAAAAAGCCCCAGAATTTGCCGTTATGTTGTGTTTCGATGTCAAGGTTGACAAGGAAGCAGAACTATATGCTGAACAAGAAGGTATCAAGATTTTCAACGCAGACATTATTTACCATTTATTCGATGCTTTTACAGCATACCAAGAGAAATTATTGGAACAACGTCGTAAGGACTTTATGGGTGATGCCACATTCCCATGTGTGTTGAACACCATTCAAATCATTAACAAGCGTGGTCCAATGATCATCGGTGTTGATGTTATTGAAGGTACTCTGCGTGTCGGTACACCAATTTGTGCTGTCAAGATTGACCCTACAACAAAGGAAAAGCAAACTTTGCTTCTTGGTAGAGCAATGTCTCTTGAAATTAATCACGAACCTGTCACTGAGGTCAAGAAGGGTCAAACAGCTGCTGGTGTTGCCATGCGTCTGGAAGACCCATCTTCTCAACAACCAATCTGGGGTCGTCACGTCGATGAGAAGGATACTTTATATTCCTTGATCACAAGAAGATCCATTGACACATTGAAGGACAAGGCGTTCAGAGACCAAGTTCCAAAGTCAGACTGGATGTTGATCAAGAAGCTAAAACCAGTATTCGGAATTGAGTAA